In the genome of bacterium, one region contains:
- a CDS encoding ParB N-terminal domain-containing protein: protein MRWKGNRALKELLVETRLVRPNKHNVRKHGKPDVRALSLSLNEHGQQTPIVVAREKDDLVLLAGEGTLDAALLLEWDHVAAVISDIDEEGQQRLYMLRDNRTAELSGWNLDELERSMRSLNDAGMLEPAQLWEGYEIKAFLSSGTWTPPTTSSYVPGTTTASGGGGEGGPSVPMSAPIRLTVAERNVIEAAVLEVRCSERDPEIREGRAVELICLNFLA, encoded by the coding sequence ATGAGATGGAAGGGGAACCGGGCTCTGAAGGAGCTGCTGGTGGAGACCAGGCTGGTCCGCCCGAATAAGCACAACGTCAGGAAGCACGGCAAGCCGGACGTGAGGGCGCTGTCGCTGTCGCTCAACGAGCACGGACAGCAGACGCCGATCGTGGTGGCCCGGGAGAAGGACGACCTGGTGCTGCTGGCGGGGGAGGGGACGCTGGACGCGGCCCTGCTCCTGGAGTGGGACCACGTGGCCGCCGTGATAAGCGACATCGACGAGGAGGGCCAGCAGCGGCTGTACATGCTGCGGGACAACCGGACGGCGGAGCTGTCGGGGTGGAACCTGGACGAGCTGGAGCGGAGCATGAGGAGCCTGAACGATGCCGGGATGCTGGAGCCGGCGCAGCTCTGGGAGGGCTACGAGATCAAGGCCTTCCTGTCCTCGGGAACGTGGACGCCCCCGACGACCAGCTCATACGTGCCGGGGACGACGACGGCCTCCGGGGGAGGCGGGGAGGGGGGACCTTCCGTGCCGATGTCGGCGCCCATCCGGCTGACCGTGGCGGAGCGGAACGTGATCGAGGCGGCGGTCCTCGAGGTGCGCTGCTCGGAGCGCGACCCGGAGATCCGGGAGGGCCGCGCGGTGGAGCTGATATGCCTGAACTTCCTGGCTTGA
- the queC gene encoding 7-cyano-7-deazaguanine synthase QueC: protein MEEGGAVVILSGGMDSTTLLYWMLEKMPDGRRLEALSFDYGQRHRRELEHAALVCEAARVPHEVVDLSEIRDCLRGSALTDDGVAVPHGHYQDASMKETVVPNRNMILLSVAAGYCFAWGKRMLAYAAHAGDHAIYPDCRPGFIEAMRGVLAVAHYEPLMLLTPFSAMTKADIVREGDRLRVPWELTYSCYEGGDLHCGRCGTCTERREAFGLADSGDPTRYAR from the coding sequence ATGGAAGAGGGCGGGGCCGTGGTGATACTGAGCGGCGGGATGGACTCGACGACGCTGCTCTACTGGATGCTGGAAAAGATGCCGGACGGTCGCCGCCTGGAGGCGCTGAGCTTCGACTACGGGCAGCGGCACCGGCGGGAGCTGGAGCACGCGGCGCTCGTGTGCGAGGCCGCCCGGGTGCCCCACGAGGTGGTAGACCTGTCGGAGATCCGGGACTGCCTCCGGGGCAGCGCGCTCACGGACGACGGGGTGGCGGTGCCGCACGGGCACTACCAGGACGCGAGCATGAAGGAGACGGTCGTGCCGAACCGGAACATGATCTTGCTGTCGGTGGCGGCGGGCTACTGCTTTGCCTGGGGGAAGAGGATGCTGGCCTACGCCGCGCACGCGGGCGACCACGCCATCTACCCGGACTGCCGCCCGGGGTTCATCGAGGCCATGCGGGGCGTGCTGGCGGTGGCCCACTACGAGCCGCTCATGCTCCTGACGCCGTTCTCCGCGATGACCAAGGCCGACATCGTCCGGGAGGGCGACAGGCTGAGGGTGCCGTGGGAGCTGACGTACAGCTGCTACGAGGGAGGGGATCTTCATTGCGGAAGGTGCGGGACCTGCACGGAGAGGCGGGAGGCCTTCGGCC